In one window of Cuculus canorus isolate bCucCan1 chromosome 37, bCucCan1.pri, whole genome shotgun sequence DNA:
- the SAMD4B gene encoding protein Smaug homolog 2 isoform X1, translating into MMFRDQVGIVAGWFKGWNECEQTVALLSLLKRVTRTQARFLQLCLEHSLADCADIHLLEAEANSAAAISQWPQEPAEAAVALLLAHLPLLQPGNAAAKAEYMKRLQKVLADAIESNRCVEESRQLLSYALIHPATTLDDRSALALWLGHLEERLATGASSQPPRPPRPPEAPRRPPPPHEWPEAASELGATAWGEAAPRENGHAGAFQPSSSGNGLGGAALLQPSPLKRPLSLLPGSPQGGGGGVGSDWSGGAVVGEDPPAPPRPPPFGDHAPLSPQSSVASSGSEQTEETPGGRNSFQEDGSGMKDVPSWLKSLRLHKYAALFSQMSYEEMMTLTERHLESQNVTKGARHKIALSIQKLRERPSVLRALEKDILEGGNLWSALQELQQILATPIKAFRPPPAAPPTPGPPDGAPPAPPPADAFAPHPGTGDTEAPAAPVPDGDIPGQFTRVMGKVCTQLLVSRPDEENITSYLQLLEKCLSHEAFTETQKKRLLSWKQQVLKLLRAFPKKGLLDGPGYRPPKGWAFGSNSLPIAGSVGGAGGRRGGQRPFPLPPRPLPPPARLGLLGPTAGGAPAPRPPLGGGAPPLGAQGRQSLWFGAGGSGGAPGSRSAVQRTHSLPVHPSPPALLAFPQECPLPGTDLEINPTLESLCLSMTEHALGDGTDKTSTI; encoded by the exons ATGATGTTCCGGGACCAGGTGGGAATCGTGGCCGGTTGGTTCAAGGGCTGGAATGAATGTGAGCAGACGGTGGCTCTGCTCTCACTGCTCAAGCGCGTCACCCGTACGCAGGCCCggttcctgcagctctgcctcgAGCACTCGCTGGCCGACTGCGCCGACATCCACCTCCTGGAGGCCGAGGCCAACAGCGCCG CCGCCATCAGCCAGTGGCCACAGGAGCCGGCGGAGGCCGCGGTAGCCCTGCTGTTGGCCCACTTGCCGCTGCTTCAACCGGGCAACGCGGCGGCCAAGGCCGAATACATGAAGCGTTTGCAGAAAGTGTTGGCGGACGCCATCGAGAGCAACCGGTGTGTGGAGGAAAGTCGACAGCTTCTCTCCTATGCCCTCATCCATCCTGCCACCACGCTGGACGACCGCAGCGCCCTCGCCCTTTGGTTGGGCCACTTAGAAGAGAGATTGGCTACTGGGGCTTCCTCGCAACCCCCACGGCCTCCCCGACCTCCCGAGGCCCCGCGACGGCCGCCCCCTCCTCACGAATGGCCGGAGGCGGCTTCCGAGTTGGGGGCCACAGCGTGGGGTGAAGCGGCCCCACGGGAGAACGGGCACGCGGGGGCTTTTCAGCCCTCCAGCAGCGGGAACGGCCTGGGGGGAGCAG CCTTGCTGCAGCCGAGCCCCCTGAAGCGCCCGCTGTCGCTGCTGCCCGGCAGcccccaaggaggaggaggaggggtgggCAGCGATTGGTCGGGGGGGGCAGTGGTCGGTGAGGATCCCCCCGCGCCCCCACGTCCCCCACCTTTTGGGGACCACGCGCCGCTGTCCccccaaagcagcgtggcctCTTCGGGCAGCGAGCAGACGGAGGAGACACCTGGCGGCCGTAACAGCTTCCAGGAGGATGGAAGCGGCATGAAAg ATGTCCCCTCGTGGCTGAAGAGCCTACGGCTCCACAAGTACGCAGCGCTCTTCTCCCAGATGAGCTACGAGGAGATGATGACGCTGACGGAGCGACACCTGGAGTCACAG AATGTCACCAAGGGTGCGCGGCACAAGATCGCCCTCAGCATCCAGAAGCTGCGGGAGCGGCCGAGCGTGCTGCGCGCGCTGGAGAAG GACATCCTGGAGGGGGGGAACCTGTGGTCGGCACTGCAGGAGCTCCAACAGATCTTGGCAACCCCCATCAAGGCGTTTCGGCCCCCCCCGGCCGCGCCCCCCACCCCCGGCCCCCCCGATGGggccccccccgcaccccccccCGCTGACGCCTTCGCCCCCCACCCCGGCACCGGCGACACAGAAGCCCCCGCGGCCCCCGTCCCTGACGGTGACATCCCGGGGCAGTTCACCCGCGTCATGGGCAAAG TGTGCACGCAGCTCCTGGTGTCGCGTCCGGACGAGGAGAACATCACCAGTTACCTCCAGCTCCTCGAGAAGTGCCTGAGCCACGAG GCGTTCACGGAGACGCAGAAGAAGAGGCTTCTGTCTTGGAAGCAGCAAGTGCTGAAGCTGCTCCGCGCCTTCCCCAAGAAGGGGCTGCTCGACGGCCCGGGCTACCGCCCCCCAAAAGG GTGGGCATTCGGCTCCAACTCGCTCCCCATAGCTGGCTCtgtggggggggcgggggggcggcggggggggcagCGCCCCTTCCCTTTGCCCCCCCGCCCGCTGCCCCCCCCTGCCCGCTTGGGGCTGCTGGGACCCACGGCGGGGGGGGCGCCGGCTCCGAGGCCCCCCCTCGGTGGTGGGGCTCCCCCCCTTGGCGCGCAGGGACGGCAG AGCCTGTGGTTTGGCgcaggggggtctgggggggccccCGGGAGCCGCAGCGCTGTGCAGCGCACACACTCGCTGCCTGTTCACCCCTCGCCCCCGGCGCTGCTCGCCTTCCCCCAGG AGTGCCCCCTCCCCGGCACCGACCTGGAGATCAACCCCACGCTGGAGTCGCTGTGCCTGAGCATGACCGAGCACGCGCTGGGAG ACGGAACAGACAAGACCTCCACCATCTGA
- the SAMD4B gene encoding protein Smaug homolog 2 isoform X2: protein MMFRDQVGIVAGWFKGWNECEQTVALLSLLKRVTRTQARFLQLCLEHSLADCADIHLLEAEANSAAAISQWPQEPAEAAVALLLAHLPLLQPGNAAAKAEYMKRLQKVLADAIESNRCVEESRQLLSYALIHPATTLDDRSALALWLGHLEERLATGASSQPPRPPRPPEAPRRPPPPHEWPEAASELGATAWGEAAPRENGHAGAFQPSSSGNGLGGAALLQPSPLKRPLSLLPGSPQGGGGGVGSDWSGGAVVGEDPPAPPRPPPFGDHAPLSPQSSVASSGSEQTEETPGGRNSFQEDGSGMKDVPSWLKSLRLHKYAALFSQMSYEEMMTLTERHLESQNVTKGARHKIALSIQKLRERPSVLRALEKDILEGGNLWSALQELQQILATPIKAFRPPPAAPPTPGPPDGAPPAPPPADAFAPHPGTGDTEAPAAPVPDGDIPGQFTRVMGKVCTQLLVSRPDEENITSYLQLLEKCLSHEAFTETQKKRLLSWKQQVLKLLRAFPKKGLLDGPGYRPPKGWAFGSNSLPIAGSVGGAGGRRGGQRPFPLPPRPLPPPARLGLLGPTAGGAPAPRPPLGGGAPPLGAQGRQSAPSPAPTWRSTPRWSRCA from the exons ATGATGTTCCGGGACCAGGTGGGAATCGTGGCCGGTTGGTTCAAGGGCTGGAATGAATGTGAGCAGACGGTGGCTCTGCTCTCACTGCTCAAGCGCGTCACCCGTACGCAGGCCCggttcctgcagctctgcctcgAGCACTCGCTGGCCGACTGCGCCGACATCCACCTCCTGGAGGCCGAGGCCAACAGCGCCG CCGCCATCAGCCAGTGGCCACAGGAGCCGGCGGAGGCCGCGGTAGCCCTGCTGTTGGCCCACTTGCCGCTGCTTCAACCGGGCAACGCGGCGGCCAAGGCCGAATACATGAAGCGTTTGCAGAAAGTGTTGGCGGACGCCATCGAGAGCAACCGGTGTGTGGAGGAAAGTCGACAGCTTCTCTCCTATGCCCTCATCCATCCTGCCACCACGCTGGACGACCGCAGCGCCCTCGCCCTTTGGTTGGGCCACTTAGAAGAGAGATTGGCTACTGGGGCTTCCTCGCAACCCCCACGGCCTCCCCGACCTCCCGAGGCCCCGCGACGGCCGCCCCCTCCTCACGAATGGCCGGAGGCGGCTTCCGAGTTGGGGGCCACAGCGTGGGGTGAAGCGGCCCCACGGGAGAACGGGCACGCGGGGGCTTTTCAGCCCTCCAGCAGCGGGAACGGCCTGGGGGGAGCAG CCTTGCTGCAGCCGAGCCCCCTGAAGCGCCCGCTGTCGCTGCTGCCCGGCAGcccccaaggaggaggaggaggggtgggCAGCGATTGGTCGGGGGGGGCAGTGGTCGGTGAGGATCCCCCCGCGCCCCCACGTCCCCCACCTTTTGGGGACCACGCGCCGCTGTCCccccaaagcagcgtggcctCTTCGGGCAGCGAGCAGACGGAGGAGACACCTGGCGGCCGTAACAGCTTCCAGGAGGATGGAAGCGGCATGAAAg ATGTCCCCTCGTGGCTGAAGAGCCTACGGCTCCACAAGTACGCAGCGCTCTTCTCCCAGATGAGCTACGAGGAGATGATGACGCTGACGGAGCGACACCTGGAGTCACAG AATGTCACCAAGGGTGCGCGGCACAAGATCGCCCTCAGCATCCAGAAGCTGCGGGAGCGGCCGAGCGTGCTGCGCGCGCTGGAGAAG GACATCCTGGAGGGGGGGAACCTGTGGTCGGCACTGCAGGAGCTCCAACAGATCTTGGCAACCCCCATCAAGGCGTTTCGGCCCCCCCCGGCCGCGCCCCCCACCCCCGGCCCCCCCGATGGggccccccccgcaccccccccCGCTGACGCCTTCGCCCCCCACCCCGGCACCGGCGACACAGAAGCCCCCGCGGCCCCCGTCCCTGACGGTGACATCCCGGGGCAGTTCACCCGCGTCATGGGCAAAG TGTGCACGCAGCTCCTGGTGTCGCGTCCGGACGAGGAGAACATCACCAGTTACCTCCAGCTCCTCGAGAAGTGCCTGAGCCACGAG GCGTTCACGGAGACGCAGAAGAAGAGGCTTCTGTCTTGGAAGCAGCAAGTGCTGAAGCTGCTCCGCGCCTTCCCCAAGAAGGGGCTGCTCGACGGCCCGGGCTACCGCCCCCCAAAAGG GTGGGCATTCGGCTCCAACTCGCTCCCCATAGCTGGCTCtgtggggggggcgggggggcggcggggggggcagCGCCCCTTCCCTTTGCCCCCCCGCCCGCTGCCCCCCCCTGCCCGCTTGGGGCTGCTGGGACCCACGGCGGGGGGGGCGCCGGCTCCGAGGCCCCCCCTCGGTGGTGGGGCTCCCCCCCTTGGCGCGCAGGGACGGCAG AGTGCCCCCTCCCCGGCACCGACCTGGAGATCAACCCCACGCTGGAGTCGCTGTGCCTGA